A window from Moritella yayanosii encodes these proteins:
- a CDS encoding DUF6363 domain-containing protein: MRRCPFHCLLTYWVRHDTVLTKLLDNYSKEYNSTCEFMRNPPAGIHIIEIAPDEELQTPTLTRQVNTLEGDYNAGIKAATLFLQRH, translated from the coding sequence GTGAGGCGGTGTCCATTCCATTGCTTACTTACCTACTGGGTTAGGCACGATACCGTACTCACCAAGCTGCTTGATAATTACAGCAAAGAATACAACAGCACTTGCGAGTTTATGCGAAATCCACCAGCAGGTATCCATATTATCGAAATAGCACCGGATGAAGAACTACAAACACCCACCTTAACGCGTCAAGTTAACACGCTCGAAGGCGATTATAATGCAGGTATTAAGGCCGCGACGTTATTCTTACAGCGTCATTAA
- the istB gene encoding IS21-like element helper ATPase IstB, which translates to MKTIYNQLTTLGLSGIKDALTLQTEQPTHYRELAFEERLSLLLDNELNARSQRKIARLTRQAKFRVHAGIEQLDYRAKRNLNKSQIRTLAQGEWLRLHQNILITGATGCGKTYLACAFGHQHCQQGQSVFYFRLKELLEKMFFAQADGTYRKLIGKLTNADLLILDDWGLEPLNAQQRSDLLELIDARYDSKSTLIASQLPQEHWYKMIGESTHADAILDRLVHGSIKIELEGESMRKMTNNLTDGDHSV; encoded by the coding sequence ATGAAAACAATTTATAATCAACTGACTACGCTTGGTTTGTCCGGCATCAAAGACGCCCTCACATTACAGACGGAACAGCCGACGCATTACCGAGAACTCGCGTTCGAAGAAAGGCTAAGCTTACTGCTTGATAATGAGCTTAACGCACGTTCACAACGTAAAATAGCGCGCTTAACACGGCAAGCTAAATTCAGAGTTCATGCTGGCATAGAGCAGTTAGATTATCGTGCCAAGCGCAACCTGAATAAGTCACAGATCCGAACCTTGGCGCAGGGCGAGTGGTTGCGATTACATCAAAATATATTGATCACCGGGGCAACAGGGTGTGGCAAAACATACCTTGCCTGTGCCTTCGGGCATCAGCATTGCCAACAAGGGCAAAGCGTATTTTATTTTAGGCTGAAAGAACTACTCGAAAAAATGTTTTTTGCACAGGCTGACGGAACCTATCGAAAACTGATAGGAAAGTTAACCAATGCAGATTTACTGATCTTGGATGATTGGGGACTGGAGCCATTAAATGCACAGCAACGAAGCGATTTACTTGAACTGATTGATGCCCGATATGACAGTAAATCGACTTTAATTGCCAGTCAATTACCGCAAGAACATTGGTACAAAATGATCGGAGAATCGACGCATGCTGATGCAATTCTGGACCGACTGGTACATGGCTCGATAAAGATAGAATTAGAGGGCGAATCAATGCGAAAAATGACCAATAACTTGACTGATGGAGATCACTCAGTATAA
- a CDS encoding alpha/beta fold hydrolase, with translation MDRYIHLSLRPGAKQAYAYTIAMLAEKNDRHAPLNFSSITAPTLLMWGEKDIWVPATLSEQWLANISGSTLITYPDAGHVPMEEIPEKTLQDALTFIDLK, from the coding sequence ATGGACCGTTACATTCATCTGTCGTTGCGTCCAGGCGCTAAACAAGCTTATGCCTACACCATTGCCATGTTAGCTGAAAAAAACGATCGGCACGCACCGCTAAACTTCAGTAGCATCACAGCACCGACGTTACTGATGTGGGGTGAAAAAGATATTTGGGTTCCTGCCACACTGAGTGAGCAATGGCTCGCTAATATCTCGGGGTCAACCTTGATCACCTACCCTGATGCGGGTCATGTACCAATGGAAGAAATACCAGAGAAAACCTTGCAAGACGCGCTTACTTTTATTGATTTGAAATAA
- the suhB gene encoding inositol-1-monophosphatase yields the protein MHPMLTIAIRAARDAGNVIVKAYGDPSKTKVEQKGTNDFVTNVEKEAEAAIIATIKKAYPEHTIIAKDSGATTGADTDYQWIIDPLNGHINFIKGIPHFAVSIALHVKGKAEVAVIFDAIGDEIFSACRGKGAQLNGYRLRAGSAKDLSGTVLATGFPHSMKHQQDTYMNIFGALFSECADIRAAGCPALNLAYLAAGRIDSLWSMGQKPWETAAGNLIATESGAIVTDFAGGHDFFKSGNSVAAAPRVLKDMLAKIRPNLTESLAK from the coding sequence ATGCATCCGATGCTAACAATCGCGATCCGTGCTGCGCGTGACGCAGGCAATGTAATCGTAAAAGCTTATGGTGATCCGAGCAAAACTAAGGTTGAGCAAAAAGGCACAAATGATTTTGTGACTAACGTAGAAAAAGAAGCTGAAGCAGCTATTATCGCTACAATTAAAAAAGCTTACCCAGAGCATACGATCATCGCAAAAGACAGCGGTGCTACAACTGGTGCAGATACAGACTACCAGTGGATCATTGACCCACTAAACGGTCATATTAACTTTATCAAAGGTATTCCACATTTCGCTGTATCAATCGCTTTACACGTTAAAGGTAAAGCTGAAGTTGCTGTTATCTTTGATGCTATCGGTGATGAAATATTCTCAGCATGTCGTGGTAAAGGCGCACAATTAAACGGTTACCGTTTACGTGCTGGTTCTGCTAAAGATTTATCTGGTACTGTTTTAGCGACAGGCTTCCCACACAGCATGAAGCATCAGCAAGATACTTACATGAACATCTTCGGCGCATTATTCTCTGAATGTGCTGATATCCGTGCCGCAGGTTGTCCTGCACTTAACCTTGCTTACCTAGCAGCTGGTCGTATCGACAGTTTATGGAGCATGGGTCAAAAACCTTGGGAAACTGCAGCAGGTAACTTAATTGCGACTGAATCAGGCGCAATCGTCACTGATTTCGCAGGCGGCCATGATTTCTTCAAATCTGGTAACTCAGTTGCAGCAGCACCACGTGTACTTAAAGATATGCTTGCTAAGATCCGTCCTAACCTAACTGAATCTCTAGCTAAATAA
- a CDS encoding tRNA-uridine aminocarboxypropyltransferase codes for MHIYLVTHEREFSRRSNTGKLVQQFLPDETSVVPWRRKEPDSQLLTAIKSGRVAILAPDAEYEHNIDDFDGLVLLDSTWQEARKMYRQSEYLQDLPKITLNAKQASEFILRANQLEGGLSTVECVIELLRLQQRDAEAEQLVLEFKAFIRACL; via the coding sequence ATGCACATATACTTAGTTACCCACGAGAGAGAGTTCTCGCGCCGCAGTAATACTGGCAAATTAGTTCAACAGTTTCTCCCCGATGAAACAAGTGTTGTGCCTTGGCGTCGTAAAGAACCCGATAGTCAATTGTTAACGGCGATCAAATCCGGTCGGGTGGCCATTCTTGCGCCAGATGCAGAATATGAACATAACATAGATGATTTTGACGGCCTGGTATTACTTGATAGTACCTGGCAAGAAGCGCGTAAGATGTATCGTCAAAGCGAGTATTTGCAAGATTTACCTAAGATTACCTTGAATGCGAAGCAAGCGTCAGAATTTATTTTACGTGCCAACCAACTCGAAGGTGGACTCAGTACCGTTGAGTGTGTGATCGAGCTATTACGTCTGCAACAACGCGATGCGGAAGCCGAGCAGCTGGTATTAGAGTTTAAGGCATTTATTCGCGCTTGTTTATAA
- the istA gene encoding IS21 family transposase — MPTAPISMRKLKEILRLKYGCSLSHRQVAKSLSISPSVVSRYANRAAQMGITSWPLSEEWDDVTLHQKFLHTTVKTNPQITTPDWSVIHQELKPKTMTLQLLWEEYRERNNNKFYSYNHFCRLYKKWLGCQKPSMRQQHKAGEKLFIDYCGPTMNIIDPTTGEIKTAQIFVAVMGASNYTYAEATWTQGLENWVMSHARCFTFLGGVPELLIPDNLKSGTTRSCRYDPDINPTYSQMAAHYNTVIVPARPYKPKDKAKAEVAVQIVERWIMAALRHEDFFSLRQLNIRIEELLLELNQRAMKVHPGTRHSQFIAIDKPELKPLPLEPYIYTQVKMVTVHIDYHIDIEKHYYSVPHSLIKKKLEAHITGELVTVYHQGECVAVHPRSHKIGGHSTLDAHMPVSHRKQGEWSPQRFEKWAQDIGPKTEELVTLLMQERPHPEQAYRVCLGLLALGKQYTTPRLEAACGRALHTGIRRLAGIKSILKKGLDNQPLPEQQLDLLAEIEHNNVRGNTYYH, encoded by the coding sequence ATGCCAACGGCACCTATATCTATGCGTAAATTAAAAGAGATCCTTAGACTCAAATACGGTTGTTCACTGAGCCATCGTCAAGTCGCTAAAAGTTTATCTATCTCCCCCTCAGTGGTATCTCGTTATGCCAATCGAGCAGCCCAAATGGGGATCACCTCATGGCCGTTATCTGAGGAATGGGATGATGTGACTCTTCATCAAAAATTTCTGCACACTACCGTCAAAACCAATCCCCAAATCACCACCCCAGATTGGTCGGTGATCCATCAAGAACTCAAGCCAAAAACAATGACTCTGCAATTACTATGGGAAGAATACAGAGAACGAAATAACAATAAATTCTATAGTTACAATCACTTCTGCCGGCTATATAAGAAATGGCTTGGTTGTCAAAAACCATCGATGCGACAACAGCATAAGGCGGGTGAAAAACTATTTATTGATTACTGTGGGCCGACGATGAACATTATTGATCCTACAACCGGTGAAATTAAAACGGCACAAATTTTTGTTGCCGTGATGGGTGCCTCTAATTACACCTATGCAGAAGCCACGTGGACCCAAGGTCTAGAAAATTGGGTGATGAGCCACGCTCGCTGTTTCACCTTTTTAGGCGGTGTTCCTGAGCTCTTGATCCCAGACAACTTAAAAAGCGGTACAACCAGATCGTGTCGCTATGATCCCGATATTAACCCGACGTATTCACAGATGGCTGCGCATTATAATACGGTCATCGTGCCGGCTCGCCCTTATAAACCCAAGGATAAAGCCAAAGCTGAAGTGGCTGTACAGATCGTAGAGCGCTGGATCATGGCCGCATTGAGGCATGAAGACTTTTTTTCTTTGCGACAATTAAATATCCGGATCGAAGAATTGCTACTTGAACTCAATCAACGGGCCATGAAAGTGCATCCTGGTACGCGTCATTCACAATTTATTGCCATTGATAAGCCAGAATTGAAACCCTTACCCCTTGAACCGTATATCTATACCCAAGTGAAAATGGTGACTGTACATATCGACTATCACATTGATATAGAAAAGCATTATTACTCTGTACCGCATTCACTGATAAAGAAAAAACTCGAAGCGCATATTACCGGTGAACTCGTCACAGTATACCATCAGGGAGAGTGTGTAGCGGTGCATCCTCGTTCTCACAAGATTGGTGGACACAGCACGCTTGATGCTCATATGCCTGTTTCACATCGAAAACAAGGGGAATGGTCACCGCAACGATTTGAGAAATGGGCGCAAGATATTGGCCCAAAAACAGAAGAGCTCGTCACTCTGTTAATGCAAGAAAGGCCACATCCTGAGCAAGCTTACCGCGTTTGCTTAGGATTGCTTGCGCTAGGTAAACAATACACAACACCGCGCTTAGAGGCTGCATGTGGACGCGCTTTACATACAGGAATAAGAAGATTAGCGGGTATCAAATCTATTCTTAAAAAAGGCCTAGATAACCAACCACTACCTGAACAACAGTTAGATCTATTAGCAGAAATAGAGCACAACAATGTGCGTGGCAATACGTATTATCATTAA
- a CDS encoding NADPH-dependent 2,4-dienoyl-CoA reductase, producing MSAQNNYPNLLTPLDLGFTQLKNRVLMGSMHTGLEEVSNGFTRMAAYFAERAAGGVGLIVTGGIGPNPEGAVFQGGSKMDTVEEAEAHKEVTAAVHAAGGKICMQILHAGRYAYSKQPVAPSAIQAPINPARPRALTTEEVYQQVAAFVNCARLAQSANYDGVEIMGSEGYLINQFIVEHTNQRDDEWGGSFENRIRFPVEIVRQVREKVGTNFIIIYRLSMLDLIEKGSTWQEVVALAKAIEKAGATIINTGIGWHEARIPTIVTKVPRAAFTKVTAKLKGEVSIPLITTNRINTPEIAESVLAQGHADMVSMARPFLADPEFVNKAAAGKSDEINTCIGCNQACLDHTFSMKLTSCLVNPRACRETELIYLKSPVSKRIAVVGAGPAGLAFATVAAQRGHKVTIFDDKSELGGQFNVAKQVPGKEEFFETLRYFTTMMTKLGVEIMLNKRVSADELIANGFDDVVLATGIAPRTPAIEGIGHRKVLSYLDVLRDKKPVGSKVAIIGAGGIGFDVAEYLAHDHQSTAPTASLDIDTFMREWGVDLTMQNRGGLMPAEKPAAAREIYLLQRKASKVGAGLGKTSGWVHRAGLASKKVAMINSVEYVKVDDQGLHILVAGEPQVLNVDNIIICAGQDPLRELQAQLVAAEQQVHLIGGADVAAELDAKRAIKQGSELAAAI from the coding sequence ATGTCAGCACAAAATAATTATCCAAATTTATTAACACCACTCGATCTGGGTTTTACCCAGTTAAAAAACCGGGTATTAATGGGATCCATGCATACTGGACTTGAAGAAGTCAGCAATGGTTTTACTCGTATGGCGGCTTACTTCGCCGAACGTGCAGCGGGTGGTGTTGGCCTGATTGTGACTGGCGGTATCGGACCTAATCCTGAAGGTGCGGTGTTTCAAGGTGGTTCAAAAATGGATACCGTTGAAGAAGCTGAAGCGCATAAAGAGGTCACTGCCGCCGTGCATGCTGCGGGTGGTAAAATTTGTATGCAGATTTTACACGCGGGTCGTTATGCGTATAGCAAACAACCTGTCGCGCCATCAGCAATCCAAGCCCCGATTAACCCTGCACGTCCACGAGCGCTAACCACGGAAGAGGTCTATCAACAGGTCGCAGCGTTTGTTAACTGTGCCAGACTTGCACAATCAGCGAATTATGATGGTGTTGAGATCATGGGGTCGGAAGGTTATTTGATTAACCAGTTTATTGTTGAGCACACCAATCAGCGAGATGATGAATGGGGTGGCAGTTTTGAAAACCGTATCCGGTTTCCGGTTGAGATTGTCAGACAGGTACGCGAAAAGGTCGGCACTAATTTTATTATTATTTATCGTTTGTCGATGTTAGATCTGATTGAGAAAGGCAGTACTTGGCAAGAAGTCGTGGCGTTGGCAAAAGCCATTGAGAAAGCGGGTGCAACCATCATTAATACCGGTATCGGCTGGCACGAAGCGCGGATACCAACGATTGTCACGAAAGTGCCAAGAGCAGCATTTACCAAAGTGACCGCAAAATTGAAAGGCGAAGTATCGATCCCGTTGATCACCACAAACCGCATTAACACCCCCGAGATCGCAGAGTCAGTACTCGCGCAAGGGCATGCTGACATGGTATCGATGGCGCGTCCATTCTTAGCCGATCCTGAATTTGTGAATAAAGCTGCTGCAGGCAAGAGTGACGAGATCAATACGTGTATTGGTTGTAACCAAGCATGCCTAGATCATACCTTTAGTATGAAACTCACCTCTTGTTTGGTTAACCCGCGTGCGTGCCGTGAAACGGAACTGATTTATCTGAAATCACCGGTGAGCAAACGTATTGCAGTGGTTGGTGCTGGTCCTGCGGGATTAGCGTTTGCAACCGTCGCTGCGCAGCGCGGACATAAGGTCACTATTTTTGATGATAAGTCTGAATTGGGTGGGCAGTTTAATGTTGCCAAACAAGTACCGGGTAAAGAAGAGTTTTTTGAGACGTTACGTTACTTCACTACGATGATGACGAAGCTTGGCGTAGAAATTATGTTGAATAAGCGCGTGTCTGCCGATGAGCTTATCGCTAACGGTTTTGATGATGTGGTATTAGCGACCGGTATTGCCCCGCGTACACCTGCTATTGAGGGTATTGGTCATCGCAAAGTATTGTCTTATCTTGATGTGTTACGAGATAAAAAACCGGTCGGTAGTAAAGTGGCCATTATTGGTGCTGGTGGCATTGGTTTTGATGTCGCGGAATACCTTGCTCATGATCATCAGTCAACAGCGCCAACCGCCAGTCTGGATATTGATACCTTCATGCGAGAATGGGGGGTTGATTTAACCATGCAAAATCGCGGTGGTTTAATGCCAGCTGAAAAACCGGCTGCCGCACGTGAGATTTATTTATTACAACGCAAAGCCAGTAAGGTTGGTGCTGGGTTAGGTAAAACCTCTGGCTGGGTGCATAGAGCGGGTCTGGCGAGTAAAAAAGTAGCAATGATAAACAGTGTTGAGTACGTTAAAGTTGATGATCAGGGATTGCATATTCTGGTCGCTGGGGAGCCTCAGGTATTGAATGTTGATAATATCATTATCTGTGCTGGTCAAGACCCATTGCGCGAGCTACAAGCGCAATTGGTGGCTGCTGAGCAACAAGTGCACCTGATTGGAGGGGCTGATGTTGCAGCTGAATTGGATGCCAAACGTGCGATCAAACAAGGTTCTGAGTTAGCCGCGGCGATTTAG
- a CDS encoding flavodoxin family protein, translating into MLLYLVRQPIWGGGSAQFKAFADATSERWDSQQWRNKFAGGFTVGSCLNGDQANTVQYMATLASQHGMLWIGLDIAGGYNSVGLNRLGCQLGVVGHNPEGEVHRSDLDTAKYLGRRIAMITKTCASQLQALS; encoded by the coding sequence ATGCTATTATATTTGGTTCGCCAACCTATATGGGGGGGGGGATCTGCTCAGTTTAAAGCGTTTGCCGATGCGACAAGTGAGCGTTGGGATAGCCAACAATGGCGTAATAAATTTGCCGGTGGTTTTACCGTTGGTAGTTGTCTTAACGGTGATCAGGCCAATACGGTGCAATATATGGCGACATTGGCAAGTCAGCATGGCATGTTATGGATTGGGCTCGATATTGCTGGTGGTTATAACAGCGTGGGGCTAAATCGTCTCGGATGTCAGTTAGGTGTCGTTGGGCATAATCCGGAAGGTGAAGTGCACCGCAGTGATCTGGATACTGCGAAGTACTTAGGGCGTCGTATTGCAATGATCACCAAAACCTGTGCTTCTCAGCTACAGGCCTTATCATGA
- a CDS encoding AraC family transcriptional regulator — MTGTVDSKVSLGDISVNFLQQMSLTSNKLDCDINPILAKYNVSIAQLSAHHGRLSIPKYMRIGFELIQQTGREDLGLLMGENVCFQHYGMLGFACMSAINISTMAQVLAQYESLLSQNVRGHSTFITTPEPTLTFYSIAPYNPYNYFVVDSVLASWFTLLTSRAMYLTQPVSIVKAVHIEYPEPKNSERYHAFFQCPVMFNSTFNGLVLNSQHIQTPLPDACMSSYLQAQQLCQNELQLLQQNQDWQTKVIEKVSHNLVGNMPDINQVAELLGTSAWTLRRRLYKENTNYQSIMDTTRKGLALSYVRDTLLTFSEISYLLGFSTPAAFYKAFRRWTESTPKNYRHTFINKRE, encoded by the coding sequence ATGACAGGCACCGTAGATTCAAAAGTAAGTTTAGGGGATATTTCGGTTAACTTTTTGCAGCAAATGAGTTTAACCAGTAATAAGCTCGATTGCGATATCAACCCTATTTTAGCCAAATACAATGTCTCCATCGCGCAGCTTAGTGCCCATCATGGGCGCTTATCTATTCCCAAATATATGCGCATAGGTTTTGAGTTAATTCAACAAACGGGGCGCGAAGATTTAGGCTTACTGATGGGCGAAAATGTCTGCTTTCAACATTATGGTATGCTGGGATTTGCCTGTATGTCGGCCATTAATATTAGCACCATGGCACAAGTACTCGCCCAATATGAAAGTTTGTTAAGTCAAAATGTACGGGGTCATTCCACGTTTATCACAACGCCAGAGCCGACCCTGACCTTTTATTCAATAGCCCCGTATAATCCGTATAATTATTTTGTGGTTGATTCTGTGTTAGCCAGTTGGTTCACCTTATTGACCTCTCGAGCCATGTACTTAACCCAGCCGGTCAGTATTGTTAAAGCGGTGCATATTGAATACCCAGAGCCAAAGAACAGCGAGCGCTATCATGCATTTTTCCAATGCCCGGTTATGTTTAATTCCACATTTAATGGTCTAGTATTAAATAGCCAGCATATCCAGACGCCATTACCCGATGCCTGCATGAGCAGTTATCTGCAAGCACAACAGTTATGTCAAAATGAACTACAACTGCTGCAACAAAATCAGGATTGGCAAACTAAGGTTATTGAAAAAGTCAGTCATAATTTGGTCGGTAACATGCCTGATATTAATCAAGTAGCTGAACTACTGGGGACATCAGCCTGGACATTAAGACGCCGCTTATACAAAGAAAATACTAACTATCAAAGTATCATGGATACCACCAGAAAAGGTCTGGCATTGAGTTATGTCCGCGATACCCTGCTTACCTTCAGTGAAATATCGTATTTATTGGGTTTTTCCACTCCGGCGGCATTTTATAAAGCCTTTCGACGTTGGACGGAAAGCACCCCAAAGAATTACCGACATACATTTATAAACAAGCGCGAATAA
- a CDS encoding DUF5062 family protein, with the protein MMAKLKNEKKLFKAAIALGTQYLQQRGSTFTTTDPEDVKAQYIYKALVFDKLMQPLAKDQESTLNIKHKLAIWISRKLPADHPLLTGE; encoded by the coding sequence ATGATGGCTAAACTGAAAAATGAAAAGAAATTATTTAAAGCTGCGATCGCATTAGGTACTCAGTACTTACAGCAACGTGGTAGTACATTTACAACGACTGATCCAGAAGACGTTAAAGCGCAATATATTTATAAAGCGTTAGTGTTTGATAAGCTGATGCAGCCGCTGGCTAAAGATCAAGAAAGCACCCTCAATATTAAACATAAATTAGCTATTTGGATCTCTCGAAAATTACCGGCTGACCACCCTTTACTTACCGGCGAATAA
- the trmJ gene encoding tRNA (cytosine(32)/uridine(32)-2'-O)-methyltransferase TrmJ — MLANVKVVLVGTSHPGNIGSAARAMKTMGFTQLVLVAPLCEIDEKSVALAAGAADVLENATIVDTLEEAVADCGLVIGTSARSRTLQWPMLDSREAGLKLIEEVPNYPVALVFGRERIGLTNDELQKCTYHVCVAANPEYSSLNLAMAVQILTYETRMAYLATNTYPEQENPYPKQAELEMFHTHLEQTLWDSGFINKAHPGVVMNRLRRLFTRARPETIELNILRGALVSIQRNFKK, encoded by the coding sequence ATGTTAGCAAACGTAAAAGTTGTATTAGTCGGTACATCTCATCCTGGTAATATTGGTTCGGCTGCTCGCGCAATGAAAACCATGGGTTTCACGCAATTAGTGCTAGTGGCTCCGTTATGTGAGATTGATGAGAAATCAGTAGCATTAGCTGCCGGTGCTGCAGATGTATTAGAGAATGCAACGATCGTCGATACCTTAGAAGAAGCAGTAGCAGACTGTGGCCTTGTGATTGGTACCAGTGCGCGTTCACGCACGCTGCAATGGCCAATGCTGGATTCACGTGAAGCTGGGTTAAAATTAATTGAAGAAGTACCGAATTATCCAGTGGCACTGGTATTTGGTCGTGAGCGTATTGGTTTGACCAATGATGAGCTACAAAAATGTACTTATCATGTATGTGTTGCTGCAAACCCTGAATACAGTTCATTGAATTTAGCCATGGCAGTACAGATCTTAACGTACGAAACACGTATGGCATATCTTGCTACCAACACTTATCCTGAACAAGAGAACCCATATCCAAAGCAAGCGGAGCTTGAAATGTTCCATACGCATCTTGAACAGACATTGTGGGATTCTGGTTTTATTAACAAAGCCCACCCCGGTGTGGTGATGAATCGTTTACGTCGACTCTTCACCCGTGCTCGTCCTGAAACTATTGAATTAAATATTTTACGCGGTGCATTAGTGTCTATCCAGCGTAATTTTAAAAAATAG
- a CDS encoding IS110 family RNA-guided transposase has translation MKNIIRVGVDLAKNVFHIHAIDENETIVWQGKYNRTTWLKAIVKRVPTTAVIGMEACGSANYWARELTALGYSVKLIAAQFVKPYVKTNKNDKVDAEAICEAISRPNMRFVNIKTVEQQDIQSKHRVREELICHRTAKSNQIRGLVSEYGIVAPIGIAYLRKAIPMWLEESDNGLTFDFRALLLTLQEDLILVDERIDLLTAQIKNNVATNPIGKKLMKIIGIGPLVCSALLMALGDGKHFKKGRDFAASLGLVPRQYSTGGRANLLGISKRGDGYLRKLLVHGARAAFRHVKDKTDPLSLWIKHLSEKKHPNVVIVALANKLARISWALVANDTEYTETLAAG, from the coding sequence ATGAAAAATATAATTAGAGTTGGTGTTGATTTGGCAAAAAACGTGTTTCATATTCATGCTATTGATGAGAATGAAACAATAGTTTGGCAAGGAAAATACAATCGCACCACTTGGTTGAAGGCGATTGTGAAACGAGTACCAACAACCGCGGTAATCGGCATGGAAGCTTGTGGTTCAGCTAATTATTGGGCAAGAGAGCTCACAGCACTTGGTTACAGTGTTAAATTAATAGCCGCTCAATTTGTTAAACCTTATGTTAAAACAAACAAAAATGACAAAGTTGACGCTGAAGCCATTTGTGAAGCAATCAGCCGACCTAATATGCGCTTTGTTAATATAAAAACAGTTGAGCAACAAGATATTCAATCTAAGCATCGTGTTCGTGAAGAATTAATTTGCCACAGAACTGCAAAATCAAACCAAATCAGAGGGCTCGTCAGTGAATACGGCATTGTAGCGCCTATTGGTATCGCTTATTTACGAAAAGCGATACCAATGTGGTTAGAAGAATCCGACAACGGTTTAACATTTGATTTTAGGGCTTTGTTGCTCACGCTCCAGGAAGATTTAATTCTTGTAGATGAAAGAATTGATTTACTGACAGCACAAATTAAAAATAATGTTGCAACTAATCCCATAGGAAAAAAGTTGATGAAAATTATCGGGATTGGTCCTTTGGTCTGTAGTGCATTGTTAATGGCACTTGGTGATGGTAAGCACTTTAAGAAAGGCAGAGATTTTGCAGCATCTTTAGGCTTGGTTCCTAGGCAATACAGCACAGGTGGGCGTGCTAATTTACTCGGCATTAGTAAGCGAGGTGATGGTTATTTAAGAAAATTATTAGTTCATGGCGCTAGAGCAGCTTTTCGTCATGTCAAAGATAAGACAGACCCTTTAAGTTTATGGATAAAACACTTGAGTGAAAAAAAACACCCTAATGTTGTTATCGTTGCACTTGCTAACAAATTAGCACGAATTTCATGGGCGTTAGTTGCTAACGACACCGAATACACAGAAACATTGGCCGCTGGTTGA
- a CDS encoding patatin family protein gives MIKTALVVEGGGMRSVFTAGVLDTFLDHGYDPFDLFIGSSAGTLNLSAFIAGQKKYSLRLINHLAKSTTFVDWTRFIKGGNAMELAELHDILALHDPIDLIQATRRLNSRPFVITSCDKLKGQASYQNAEPSRWFRQIIASCALPIVFRPGVKLGNDIHIDGGLVDPIPVKKAVDLGANNIIVIRTRTRQWVEKLSLLERVWTQPLLQVKFQ, from the coding sequence ATGATTAAAACAGCACTTGTTGTTGAAGGTGGTGGTATGCGCAGCGTATTTACTGCTGGAGTATTAGATACCTTTTTAGACCATGGTTATGATCCTTTCGATCTGTTTATTGGCAGCTCTGCTGGCACCTTAAACTTATCTGCATTTATTGCAGGGCAAAAGAAATATTCGCTACGACTTATTAATCACCTTGCTAAATCAACTACCTTTGTTGATTGGACACGCTTTATCAAAGGTGGTAATGCCATGGAATTGGCTGAATTACATGATATATTAGCGCTACATGATCCTATCGATCTAATTCAAGCAACACGACGTTTAAACTCCCGCCCTTTTGTGATCACCAGTTGTGACAAATTAAAAGGCCAAGCAAGTTATCAAAATGCAGAACCGAGCCGTTGGTTTCGGCAGATAATAGCCTCGTGTGCCTTACCCATCGTGTTTCGTCCAGGGGTTAAGCTTGGTAATGATATTCATATCGATGGTGGGCTCGTCGATCCGATACCGGTAAAGAAGGCGGTCGATTTAGGGGCGAATAATATTATTGTGATCAGGACCAGAACCCGACAGTGGGTAGAAAAACTATCCCTTTTAGAACGTGTATGGACACAACCTCTATTGCAAGTAAAATTTCAATGA